TGATCAGCCCGATAACCATATGGCAAAGTCCGTGCCACGGCATACCAGTGCGCGATCGAATTAGCGACCGGCGGAGCGCTCGTCGAGTCGCTCGATCGTCACCTGCTCCTCGTTCAGCACCACCCGCGCCTGCTCCACCTCGGTGCTGCGTCGGCGCGTGATCCGAATCTCCTCCTTCAGCACCAGCCGCTTCTCGACGACCAGCATCTCTTCCAGCACGGGGATGATCAGCGTGTCGCCCTCTTCGCGAACTTCGGGCGCAGCCTCGACGACTCGCCCGATCGCGACGCGCTCGACATCGACATCTTCGCGCAGCGTCGGCAGCTCGACCACCTCCTCGCGCTCGTTGACGGTCTTGTGAACCCGCACGCCGCCGCCCTCGACCTCGCGCGTGCGCACGACGGCCTCTTCGCGGATCACCGGGATACGCAGCTCCTCGCCCGGCGCGAGATCCTGCTCGGTATGCAGCATGCCTCGGTCGGTTGTCGGTAGCTCCTGCGTGCGCAGCGGATCGAACCTGTTTGCCGCGATGCCCGAATGTCTGGCCGTCGTCGCGTCAGTCACGATGCCAGCCTGGCCCTCTTCGACCTCGTCGATATGCAGCACATCTCCCACGACCATGTACATGCCAGGAGCGAGCGTCAGCAGATCGCCGTCGTCGCGTCGCACCATCACGCGCGGATTGCCCGTCGTCGGATCTTCTTCGATCGACTCGACCACTCCGATCGGTCCGGTTACGTCTTCAACTGTCATGCCTACATAGACTTGATCCATAATGTGCTCCTTTGCTCTACGGTGACATTCGAGCAACTGATATGCCAGCGCTTGCTGGTCTTGCCCTTGCTATCGGCTGCACAGGCAATAAAACTGCAATCCGGATGTGGAGTACACTTATGCGACTACAGGGAGCGATTCTGGATGTCGACGGCACGCT
This window of the Herpetosiphonaceae bacterium genome carries:
- a CDS encoding YsnF/AvaK domain-containing protein, translating into MDQVYVGMTVEDVTGPIGVVESIEEDPTTGNPRVMVRRDDGDLLTLAPGMYMVVGDVLHIDEVEEGQAGIVTDATTARHSGIAANRFDPLRTQELPTTDRGMLHTEQDLAPGEELRIPVIREEAVVRTREVEGGGVRVHKTVNEREEVVELPTLREDVDVERVAIGRVVEAAPEVREEGDTLIIPVLEEMLVVEKRLVLKEEIRITRRRSTEVEQARVVLNEEQVTIERLDERSAGR